One window of Streptococcus suis genomic DNA carries:
- the groES gene encoding co-chaperone GroES — MLKPLGDRIVVKIEEKEQTVGGFVLAGTSQAATKEAQVLAVGQGIRTLNGELIAPSVAVGDKVLVEAHAGLEVKDGEEKVTIVREADIVAVVE, encoded by the coding sequence ATGTTGAAACCATTAGGCGATCGCATCGTTGTAAAAATCGAAGAAAAAGAACAGACAGTAGGGGGCTTTGTCCTTGCAGGAACTAGCCAAGCAGCGACCAAAGAGGCGCAGGTCTTGGCGGTTGGTCAAGGAATTCGCACCTTGAACGGAGAATTGATTGCACCGTCTGTGGCAGTCGGTGACAAGGTCTTGGTCGAGGCTCACGCTGGTCTGGAAGTCAAAGATGGCGAAGAAAAAGTGACTATTGTCCGTGAGGCGGATATTGTAGCAGTGGTTGAGTAA
- a CDS encoding patatin family protein, translating to MKVGLVLEGGGMRGLYTAGVLDAFLDAGIKVDGIVSVSAGALFGVNFLSKQRGRALRYNKRFIKDKNYMSLRSWLLTGNVVNKDFTSYKVPMELDKFDQEAFAKSGVPFYVTATNVETGLPEYYKIDHVFEQMELLRASSALPVVSKIVEVDGKKYLDGGLSDSIPVDFARSLGFDKLIVILTQPIDYRKKPSSGRVYRLLYKKYPKFVAVASKRYQQYNDTVEKIIQLEHQGQVFAVRPQKLLEIGRLEKNPVKFDEIYGLGLADGEKAVAGLMGYLGNEE from the coding sequence ATGAAGGTTGGTCTGGTTTTAGAGGGTGGCGGTATGCGTGGGCTCTACACGGCTGGTGTGCTAGATGCGTTTTTGGATGCAGGCATCAAGGTGGACGGGATTGTCAGTGTATCGGCTGGAGCGCTTTTTGGTGTCAATTTTCTATCCAAGCAACGTGGGAGAGCCCTCCGCTACAATAAGCGTTTTATCAAGGACAAGAACTATATGAGTTTGCGGTCTTGGTTGCTGACGGGTAATGTGGTCAACAAGGATTTTACCTCCTACAAAGTGCCTATGGAGCTGGATAAATTTGACCAAGAGGCCTTTGCCAAGTCCGGCGTGCCTTTCTATGTGACAGCGACCAATGTCGAAACAGGTCTGCCTGAGTATTACAAAATTGACCATGTTTTTGAGCAGATGGAGCTCTTGCGAGCCAGCTCGGCTCTTCCAGTGGTCTCAAAAATTGTCGAAGTTGATGGGAAAAAATATTTAGATGGAGGTCTTTCGGACTCCATCCCTGTGGACTTTGCTAGAAGCCTGGGGTTTGACAAATTGATTGTGATATTGACACAACCCATTGATTACCGCAAGAAGCCCTCTAGCGGGCGGGTCTACCGCTTGCTTTACAAGAAATATCCCAAGTTTGTGGCGGTGGCTTCAAAACGTTACCAGCAGTACAATGATACGGTTGAAAAGATTATCCAGTTGGAACATCAGGGTCAGGTTTTCGCAGTCCGCCCTCAAAAGCTGCTCGAAATAGGACGTTTGGAAAAAAATCCAGTCAAATTTGACGAGATTTATGGGCTTGGTCTGGCAGACGGGGAGAAAGCTGTGGCGGGATTGATGGGGTATTTGGGAAATGAAGAGTAA
- a CDS encoding GNAT family N-acetyltransferase, producing the protein MISIKEITHKNQQDINIPNQPFPLIGRLIPSYQNQAWSSQAVLFESTEWVTFPDENYDFEQIQDSHIFIGAYDDNKCVGLAILQKPLFKYIYLHDLKVYADYRQQGLASMLIDKAKEIAQSKGYQGIYTIAQDNNLIACQFYQKVGFEIGGLDTRVYKGTAQESKADIYFYLDCD; encoded by the coding sequence ATGATTAGCATTAAAGAAATCACCCACAAGAACCAGCAAGATATCAACATCCCCAATCAACCCTTCCCTCTGATTGGTCGGCTTATCCCATCCTATCAGAACCAGGCTTGGTCCAGCCAAGCAGTCCTTTTTGAGTCAACCGAATGGGTGACCTTTCCTGATGAAAACTACGATTTTGAACAAATACAGGATAGCCATATCTTCATCGGCGCCTACGATGACAACAAATGTGTCGGCTTGGCTATCCTACAAAAACCGCTATTCAAGTATATCTACCTCCACGACCTAAAGGTTTATGCAGACTATCGCCAACAAGGACTGGCTAGCATGCTGATAGACAAGGCCAAGGAAATTGCTCAGTCAAAAGGTTACCAGGGAATTTATACCATCGCTCAAGACAACAATCTCATCGCCTGTCAATTTTACCAAAAGGTCGGTTTTGAAATTGGTGGTCTAGATACCAGGGTCTACAAAGGAACTGCTCAAGAAAGCAAGGCTGACATCTATTTTTATTTGGATTGTGACTAA
- the leuS gene encoding leucine--tRNA ligase: protein MSFYNHKEIEPKWQEFWAKNHTFKTGTDADKPNFYALDMFPYPSGAGLHVGHPEGYTATDILSRYKRAQGYNVLHPMGWDAFGLPAEQYAMDTGNDPADFTAENIANFKRQINALGFSYDWDREVNTTDPKYYKWTQWIFTKLYEKGLAYEAEVPVNWVEELGTAIANEEVLPDGTSERGGYPVVRKPMRQWMLKITAYAERLLNDLEEVDWPESIKDMQRNWIGKSTGANVTFKIKDTDKDFTVFTTRPDTLFGATYAVLAPEHDLVDSITSPEQAEAVAEYKRQASLKSDLARTDLAKDKTGVWTGAYAINPVNGKEIPIWIADYVLASYGTGAIMAVPAHDERDWEFAKQFNLDIIPVLEGGNVEEAPYTEDGAHINSDFLDGLNKEEAIAKMVAWLEENGVGQEKISYRLRDWLFSRQRYWGEPIPIIHWEDGTSTAVPENELPLVLPKTSDIKPSGTGESPLANLTDWLEVVREDGVKGRRETNTMPQWAGSSWYYLRYIDPHNDEKLADEELLKAWLPVDIYIGGAEHAVLHLLYARFWHKFLYDLGVVPTKEPFQKLFNQGMILGTSYRDSRGALVATDKVEKRDGSFFHIETGEELEQAPAKMSKSLKNVVNPDDVVEQFGADTLRVYEMFMGPLDASIAWSEEGLEGSRKFLDRVYRLLTTKEISSGNSGALDKVYHETVKTVTEHIEDLKFNTAIAQLMIFVNAANKEDKLYVDYAKGFVQLIAPFAPHLAEELWQGLANTGQSISYVAWPTYDESKLVESEVEIVVQIKGKVKARLTVAKDLAPAELEKVALADEKVQAEIAGQTVVKVISVPNKLVNIVVK, encoded by the coding sequence ATGAGCTTCTACAATCACAAGGAAATCGAGCCCAAATGGCAGGAATTTTGGGCAAAAAATCATACTTTTAAGACGGGAACAGATGCGGACAAGCCAAACTTTTATGCCCTAGATATGTTCCCTTATCCGTCTGGGGCGGGCTTGCACGTTGGTCACCCAGAGGGCTATACTGCGACCGACATTCTCAGCCGTTACAAGCGTGCCCAGGGCTACAACGTTCTTCACCCAATGGGCTGGGATGCCTTTGGTTTGCCAGCGGAGCAGTATGCTATGGATACGGGCAATGACCCAGCTGACTTTACAGCGGAAAATATCGCCAACTTCAAGCGTCAGATTAACGCCCTTGGTTTTTCTTACGACTGGGACCGCGAGGTCAATACGACTGACCCCAAATACTACAAGTGGACCCAGTGGATTTTTACTAAGTTGTATGAAAAAGGCCTCGCCTACGAGGCAGAAGTGCCTGTCAACTGGGTAGAGGAATTAGGAACAGCTATCGCCAACGAAGAAGTCCTTCCTGACGGAACGTCTGAACGTGGTGGTTATCCAGTTGTCCGCAAGCCAATGCGTCAATGGATGTTGAAAATCACTGCCTATGCGGAGCGTTTGCTTAATGACTTAGAAGAAGTTGATTGGCCAGAGTCTATCAAGGATATGCAACGCAACTGGATTGGCAAGTCAACCGGTGCCAATGTGACCTTCAAAATCAAGGACACAGATAAGGACTTCACAGTCTTTACTACTCGTCCTGACACCCTTTTCGGTGCCACCTACGCAGTTCTTGCTCCTGAGCATGACTTGGTAGATAGCATTACATCGCCTGAGCAGGCAGAAGCTGTGGCAGAATACAAACGCCAAGCCTCTCTCAAATCAGACCTGGCTCGTACTGACCTGGCTAAAGACAAGACAGGTGTCTGGACAGGTGCTTATGCCATCAACCCTGTCAACGGTAAAGAAATCCCAATCTGGATTGCGGACTATGTGTTGGCGAGCTACGGAACAGGTGCTATCATGGCTGTTCCTGCCCACGACGAGCGTGACTGGGAATTTGCCAAGCAGTTTAACTTGGACATCATTCCAGTTCTGGAAGGTGGAAATGTAGAAGAAGCACCTTATACAGAAGATGGTGCCCACATCAACTCCGACTTCCTAGATGGACTCAACAAGGAAGAAGCTATTGCCAAAATGGTGGCTTGGCTGGAAGAAAATGGTGTCGGTCAGGAGAAAATTTCTTACCGCCTCCGTGATTGGCTCTTCAGCCGTCAACGTTATTGGGGCGAGCCAATTCCAATCATCCACTGGGAAGACGGCACTTCCACAGCAGTCCCAGAAAATGAGTTACCTCTGGTATTGCCAAAAACCTCAGACATCAAGCCTTCAGGTACAGGTGAATCACCGCTTGCTAACCTGACTGACTGGTTGGAAGTGGTGCGTGAAGACGGGGTCAAAGGTCGCCGTGAGACCAACACTATGCCACAATGGGCGGGTTCTAGCTGGTACTACCTCCGCTATATCGACCCGCACAATGACGAGAAATTGGCAGATGAGGAGCTTCTCAAAGCTTGGTTGCCAGTGGACATCTACATCGGTGGTGCCGAGCACGCAGTCCTTCACCTGCTCTACGCTCGCTTCTGGCACAAGTTCCTCTATGACCTTGGCGTTGTGCCGACCAAAGAGCCATTCCAAAAACTCTTTAACCAGGGCATGATTTTGGGAACTAGCTACCGTGACAGCCGTGGCGCCCTTGTGGCGACTGACAAGGTGGAAAAACGCGACGGTTCCTTCTTCCACATCGAAACTGGTGAGGAGTTGGAGCAGGCACCAGCTAAGATGTCTAAGTCTCTTAAAAACGTGGTTAATCCAGATGATGTGGTTGAGCAGTTCGGTGCGGATACCCTCCGTGTTTACGAGATGTTCATGGGCCCACTTGACGCGTCAATCGCTTGGTCAGAAGAAGGCCTCGAAGGTAGCCGTAAGTTCCTGGACCGTGTTTATCGCCTGCTTACAACGAAGGAAATTTCTTCGGGAAATAGCGGAGCGCTTGATAAAGTGTACCATGAAACTGTGAAGACGGTGACAGAGCATATTGAAGACTTGAAATTCAACACGGCTATCGCCCAGCTCATGATTTTTGTCAACGCTGCTAACAAAGAAGATAAGCTCTATGTTGACTACGCCAAAGGCTTTGTCCAATTGATTGCCCCATTTGCACCACACTTGGCAGAAGAACTCTGGCAGGGTCTTGCAAATACAGGCCAGTCAATCAGCTATGTCGCATGGCCAACATATGACGAAAGCAAGCTGGTAGAAAGCGAAGTGGAAATCGTTGTCCAAATCAAGGGTAAAGTAAAAGCTCGCTTGACCGTAGCCAAAGACCTAGCACCAGCAGAACTCGAAAAAGTTGCCCTTGCAGACGAAAAAGTCCAAGCTGAAATCGCTGGGCAAACAGTGGTCAAGGTGATTAGTGTTCCGAATAAACTAGTTAATATTGTTGTGAAATAA
- a CDS encoding oligopeptide ABC transporter substrate-binding protein: MKKTTKLFALAGITLLSASVLAACGAKSSSSSSEQTLSFPSEVKQDGSAVADAQLKYALVSATTSSGLLIDELTENTTDSTFGGMVDISLFGYDGDRKLDDSGLAKAEFDVEGKKITVSLTGKDYKWSDGEPFTINDYIFTIKSMASKDYTGVRFDDKFLNIVGMEEYVAGTASDISGIKKVDDYTVELTVKEMSPSMMYAGGDVPAYIQPEHIYKDIPVADWEKSEYSRTAKLVGMGPWKIKEIVNGESITYVPNEHFFKGTTPKTSSLKIDIVSPDTIVSEMKAGNYDIADMPVDQLDSYKDASNLNIVGSLDSVYEYISFNLGKYDEAAGKNVMDENAKMNDVNLRQAIAYAIDTKTAGEKLYNGLYHPANSLIISFFGELHDSELAGYTYDPEKAKKLLDEAGYKDTNGDGIREGKDGKEFKITFAARKRTEANEALVQQYIAWWKEVGLNVELYTGRTVEGNTFYDALQANDPAIDMYAGGWSTGYDPNPTGTWGPIAAFNMSRFVSEENTKLLDAISSTASFDEKTNLENYKAWQKYAHEQAFAIPTFESESITALNKRVKNYDSNYGSASGKGIALENIELTADKGVAAE; encoded by the coding sequence ATGAAAAAGACAACAAAACTCTTTGCCTTAGCAGGTATCACACTCTTATCTGCATCTGTTTTAGCAGCTTGTGGTGCTAAGTCGTCATCAAGTTCATCTGAACAAACCTTGTCATTCCCATCTGAGGTGAAACAAGATGGTTCAGCTGTTGCAGACGCACAATTGAAATACGCTTTGGTTTCAGCTACAACTTCATCAGGACTTTTGATCGATGAATTGACTGAAAACACAACTGACTCAACATTTGGTGGAATGGTTGATATTTCATTGTTCGGTTACGATGGAGATCGTAAATTGGATGACTCAGGTCTTGCTAAAGCTGAATTTGATGTAGAAGGTAAGAAAATCACTGTTAGTTTGACAGGTAAAGATTACAAGTGGTCAGATGGTGAGCCATTTACAATCAATGACTACATCTTTACTATCAAGTCAATGGCAAGCAAAGACTATACCGGTGTGCGTTTTGATGATAAATTCTTGAACATCGTTGGTATGGAAGAGTATGTTGCAGGAACAGCATCAGACATCTCTGGTATTAAGAAAGTTGACGACTACACAGTAGAATTGACTGTGAAAGAAATGTCACCTTCTATGATGTATGCCGGTGGTGATGTACCTGCCTATATCCAACCAGAACATATCTATAAAGACATTCCTGTTGCAGATTGGGAAAAGAGCGAGTACTCACGTACTGCTAAACTTGTAGGTATGGGTCCATGGAAGATTAAAGAAATTGTTAACGGTGAGTCTATCACTTACGTTCCAAACGAACACTTCTTCAAGGGAACAACTCCAAAAACAAGTTCATTGAAAATCGATATCGTATCACCTGATACAATCGTTTCTGAGATGAAAGCTGGTAACTACGATATCGCAGATATGCCTGTTGATCAATTGGATTCATACAAAGATGCTTCTAACTTGAACATCGTTGGATCTTTGGATTCAGTTTACGAATATATTTCATTCAACCTTGGTAAATATGACGAAGCTGCTGGCAAGAACGTTATGGATGAGAATGCTAAGATGAATGATGTGAATCTTCGTCAAGCGATTGCCTATGCTATTGATACCAAGACTGCTGGTGAGAAATTGTATAACGGCTTATACCACCCAGCAAACTCATTGATTATTTCATTCTTTGGTGAACTTCATGATTCTGAATTGGCAGGCTATACATACGATCCAGAAAAAGCTAAGAAACTCTTGGATGAAGCTGGCTACAAGGATACAAACGGTGACGGCATTCGTGAAGGTAAAGACGGTAAAGAATTCAAAATCACTTTCGCAGCTCGTAAACGTACAGAAGCGAACGAAGCACTCGTACAACAATACATTGCTTGGTGGAAAGAAGTTGGCTTGAATGTTGAATTGTACACTGGCCGTACTGTTGAAGGAAATACTTTCTACGATGCACTTCAAGCAAACGACCCTGCAATTGATATGTATGCTGGTGGTTGGTCTACTGGTTACGATCCAAACCCAACAGGTACTTGGGGTCCTATCGCTGCCTTCAACATGTCACGTTTCGTATCTGAAGAAAATACAAAATTGTTGGATGCAATTAGTTCTACTGCTTCATTCGATGAGAAAACAAACCTTGAAAACTACAAGGCTTGGCAAAAATATGCTCACGAACAAGCATTTGCTATTCCAACATTTGAATCTGAGTCTATTACAGCATTGAACAAGCGTGTGAAAAACTATGATTCTAACTATGGTTCAGCTTCAGGTAAAGGTATTGCACTTGAAAATATCGAATTGACAGCTGATAAAGGTGTAGCGGCAGAATAG
- the groL gene encoding chaperonin GroEL (60 kDa chaperone family; promotes refolding of misfolded polypeptides especially under stressful conditions; forms two stacked rings of heptamers to form a barrel-shaped 14mer; ends can be capped by GroES; misfolded proteins enter the barrel where they are refolded when GroES binds) — MAKEIKFAADARESMVRGVDILADTVKVTLGPKGRNVVLEKAYGSPLITNDGVTIAKEIELEDHFENMGAKLVSEVASKTNDIAGDGTTTATVLTQAIVREGLKNVTAGANPIGIRRGIEAAVATAVDALKAQAIPVSNKAEIAQVAAVSSRSEKVGEYISEAMERVGTDGVITIEESRGMETELDVVEGMQFDRGYLSQYMVTDNEKMVAELENPFILLTDKKISHIQEILPLLESILQTNRPLLIVADDVDGEALPTLVLNKIRGTFNVVAVKAPGFGDRRKAMLEDIAILTGGTVITEDLGLDLKDATIESLGQAAKVVVDKDGTTIVEGAGNPEAISNRVAVIKSQIESTTSEFDREKLQERLAKLSGGVAVIKVGAATETELKEMKLRIEDALNATRAAVEEGIVAGGGTALVNVIDSVAKLDLSGDDETGRNIVLRALEEPVRQIAYNAGYEGSVVIDKLKHSELGTGFNAATGEWVNMMEEGIIDPVKVTRSALQNAASVASLILTTEAVVANKPEPAAPAMPAGMDGMGGMGY; from the coding sequence ATGGCAAAAGAAATTAAATTTGCAGCAGATGCGCGTGAGAGCATGGTACGCGGTGTCGATATTTTGGCAGACACTGTAAAAGTAACCTTGGGTCCTAAAGGCCGCAATGTAGTCTTGGAAAAAGCTTATGGCTCACCCTTGATTACCAATGATGGGGTAACCATTGCCAAAGAAATCGAGCTTGAAGATCATTTTGAAAACATGGGTGCCAAATTGGTATCGGAAGTTGCATCTAAGACCAACGATATTGCAGGTGACGGTACGACAACAGCGACTGTTTTGACCCAAGCTATTGTCCGTGAAGGCTTGAAAAACGTGACAGCGGGTGCCAACCCAATCGGTATCCGTCGAGGGATTGAAGCTGCGGTCGCGACAGCAGTGGATGCCTTGAAAGCGCAAGCTATTCCTGTTTCAAACAAGGCAGAAATTGCTCAGGTTGCGGCAGTTTCATCCCGTTCTGAAAAAGTCGGTGAGTATATTTCAGAGGCCATGGAGCGCGTGGGAACAGATGGTGTCATTACCATTGAAGAATCTCGCGGTATGGAAACAGAGTTGGATGTCGTAGAAGGCATGCAGTTCGACCGCGGTTATCTGTCTCAATACATGGTAACGGACAATGAAAAAATGGTGGCAGAACTGGAAAATCCATTTATCCTCTTGACGGATAAGAAGATTTCTCATATTCAAGAGATTTTGCCACTCTTGGAAAGCATTCTTCAAACCAATCGACCGCTCTTGATTGTGGCGGATGATGTGGATGGTGAGGCTCTGCCAACGCTTGTTCTTAATAAAATCCGCGGTACTTTCAACGTTGTAGCGGTTAAGGCGCCTGGATTTGGTGACCGTCGCAAGGCCATGTTGGAAGATATTGCTATCTTGACAGGCGGTACCGTGATTACAGAGGACTTGGGGCTGGACCTCAAAGATGCGACTATCGAGTCGCTTGGTCAAGCTGCCAAGGTCGTAGTTGATAAAGACGGCACAACTATTGTGGAAGGCGCTGGCAATCCTGAGGCTATCAGCAATCGTGTGGCAGTTATCAAGTCACAAATCGAGTCAACAACTTCTGAATTTGACCGCGAAAAACTCCAAGAACGCTTGGCTAAATTGTCTGGCGGTGTGGCAGTAATTAAGGTCGGCGCGGCAACTGAGACTGAGTTGAAAGAAATGAAACTCCGTATCGAAGATGCCCTCAACGCAACCCGTGCTGCGGTCGAAGAAGGAATTGTAGCCGGTGGTGGTACAGCTCTTGTCAACGTGATTGACAGCGTGGCTAAGTTGGACTTGTCTGGTGATGATGAGACAGGTCGCAATATTGTTCTGCGTGCCTTGGAAGAACCAGTTCGTCAGATTGCTTACAATGCTGGTTACGAAGGCTCTGTTGTGATTGACAAGTTGAAACATTCTGAGCTTGGCACAGGTTTCAACGCTGCAACAGGTGAATGGGTCAATATGATGGAAGAAGGAATTATCGACCCTGTTAAGGTGACTCGTTCAGCTCTTCAAAATGCGGCATCTGTTGCAAGTCTCATCTTGACTACCGAGGCAGTTGTTGCCAACAAACCAGAACCAGCTGCTCCAGCTATGCCAGCAGGTATGGATGGCATGGGTGGCATGGGCTACTAA
- a CDS encoding single-stranded DNA-binding protein: MYNKVILIGRLTAQPELTQTPSGKNLTRVTVAVNRRFKTESGEREADFINIIFWGKLAETLVSYGSKGSLISLDGELRTRKYEKDGNNHYVTEVLGNSFQLLESRAQRAMRENNAGEDLADLVLEEEELPF, translated from the coding sequence ATGTACAATAAAGTTATTCTAATTGGTCGTTTGACGGCCCAGCCTGAGTTGACGCAGACGCCGTCGGGAAAAAATTTAACCCGCGTTACAGTTGCTGTCAATCGTCGCTTCAAGACAGAGTCTGGTGAGCGCGAAGCGGATTTCATCAATATCATTTTCTGGGGTAAATTGGCTGAAACCCTGGTGTCCTACGGTAGCAAGGGCAGCTTGATTTCCCTTGACGGAGAGCTCCGTACTCGTAAATATGAAAAAGATGGTAATAACCATTATGTGACTGAAGTCCTTGGAAACAGTTTCCAGTTGCTCGAAAGTCGTGCCCAACGTGCCATGCGTGAAAATAATGCTGGTGAAGACCTGGCTGACCTGGTTCTAGAAGAGGAGGAACTACCCTTCTAA
- the pbp3 gene encoding D-alanyl-D-alanine carboxypeptidase PBP3, producing MKKYSSFLIVFLLSIILGGQTSLAEEQVYQAAAEHAIAIEVETGKILYEKNAHSPASVASISQLLTAYLVYEAIEEGKLTMDSPVAISDFPYKLTLNTEISNVLLESREYTVEQLLRASLIVSANSATIALAEKVAGSEKAFVDLMREKVQSWGIGDATIVNATGLNNSYLGDERYPGTGKEDENKFSAAAIALIARRLVLDHPQVLDITSQQSLTMDGHTYYGGHGMLEGKPYQRAGVDGLKTGYSATAGASLVTTDDQQNMRVLTVILNADHSDIDPDYRYIATTNLLNYVAQHFQSITYLGQGQAFDDSSIEIFNGRVDTSPVVAQRDFRIPIKRSAVELPTASFKSVEGPLEAPLKKGTAAGRLWLHDSDLIGKGYIQEQPSLEMVIEKEVKADIWPVSWWNYFVRYVNEKL from the coding sequence ATGAAAAAATACAGTTCATTCTTGATAGTTTTTCTACTTTCCATTATTCTAGGAGGCCAAACCAGTCTGGCCGAGGAGCAGGTTTACCAGGCGGCAGCTGAGCATGCCATCGCTATTGAAGTCGAAACAGGAAAAATTTTATACGAAAAAAATGCCCATAGCCCAGCCAGCGTTGCTTCTATCAGTCAGTTGTTGACGGCCTACTTGGTCTATGAAGCTATTGAAGAAGGAAAATTGACAATGGACAGCCCTGTGGCCATATCTGATTTTCCCTATAAGCTGACTCTCAATACAGAAATCAGTAACGTTCTTTTAGAAAGTAGGGAATACACGGTCGAACAGCTGCTCCGGGCATCATTGATTGTTTCTGCCAATAGCGCAACAATTGCTCTGGCTGAGAAGGTGGCAGGTAGTGAGAAAGCCTTTGTGGATTTGATGAGAGAAAAAGTCCAATCCTGGGGTATTGGTGATGCCACGATTGTCAATGCGACTGGCTTGAATAATTCCTACCTCGGGGATGAACGCTATCCCGGCACTGGTAAAGAGGATGAAAATAAATTTTCTGCTGCGGCAATCGCCCTTATTGCCCGTCGTCTGGTCTTGGATCATCCTCAGGTACTGGACATCACCAGCCAACAAAGCTTAACCATGGATGGGCATACCTATTATGGTGGGCATGGGATGTTGGAAGGTAAACCCTATCAGCGTGCAGGTGTAGATGGTTTGAAAACGGGTTACTCTGCTACTGCTGGCGCCTCCTTGGTAACAACTGATGACCAGCAAAATATGCGTGTCCTGACGGTTATCCTCAACGCCGACCACAGCGATATTGATCCCGATTACCGCTATATCGCAACGACCAATTTGCTCAACTATGTTGCCCAGCATTTCCAATCTATTACCTATCTAGGGCAGGGGCAAGCCTTTGATGACAGCTCTATTGAGATTTTCAATGGACGCGTCGACACTAGCCCAGTTGTTGCCCAAAGAGACTTTAGAATTCCAATCAAACGCTCGGCTGTCGAATTGCCAACCGCTTCTTTTAAATCAGTCGAAGGCCCTCTTGAGGCACCACTTAAAAAAGGAACAGCAGCCGGAAGACTGTGGCTCCATGACTCCGACCTGATCGGCAAGGGTTACATTCAAGAACAACCAAGTCTTGAAATGGTCATCGAAAAAGAAGTCAAGGCTGATATTTGGCCCGTCTCTTGGTGGAATTACTTCGTCCGCTATGTCAATGAAAAACTGTAA